The following proteins are co-located in the Methanobrevibacter sp. genome:
- a CDS encoding MFS transporter, which yields MNSNKKEDIIVIVVASLATFYGAYMGNVTPVALPKMAEIFGLSNIMQNWVTNIFLLTMGVLAIPLGKLCSKYGVKRTFIYSVILMLIGSIGTPLSHTIPELMIFRVIQGIGGAGLCVDSMLIIAEAISPEKRGQALGITVCFTYIGIALAPVLGGTLTYNFGWESIFWVMIPFILLNLILLFTINDEWFKYQNEKFDIKGSLVFAVGILLLIYGFSIFNTLIGFAITVVGVLLLILFGKIELASKYPAFDIKLYKNKKFLSSNIASILSYVATFVVTTIVNYNFQYVRGFDSQISGLILITFPLLMAIVAPTAGKLSDRIDPQKISTIGMIIVTAGLILIIPLDKNTSLAVILISLALQGIGYGLFASPNINTIMSSVPPKDTPMASSAVATMRILGQTLSTGILTVIFAIMMGNVIIQPSNYPQLIYCSQITLLIITIISAICFIVCHIGYKSQDELYF from the coding sequence ATGAATTCAAATAAAAAAGAAGACATCATTGTTATAGTTGTAGCCTCTCTTGCCACATTTTACGGCGCATACATGGGGAATGTCACTCCAGTTGCATTGCCTAAAATGGCTGAGATTTTTGGATTAAGCAATATAATGCAGAATTGGGTTACAAACATCTTTTTACTGACTATGGGAGTATTGGCCATTCCTTTAGGAAAGCTTTGCAGCAAATATGGTGTTAAAAGGACATTTATTTATTCTGTAATTTTAATGTTGATTGGAAGTATCGGAACTCCTCTTTCACATACAATTCCGGAATTAATGATTTTTAGAGTAATTCAGGGAATTGGAGGTGCTGGTCTTTGTGTTGATTCAATGCTAATTATCGCAGAAGCAATAAGTCCTGAAAAAAGAGGCCAGGCACTTGGAATAACTGTATGTTTTACATATATTGGAATTGCACTTGCTCCAGTGCTTGGAGGAACATTAACCTATAATTTCGGATGGGAATCAATATTCTGGGTGATGATTCCTTTTATACTGTTAAACCTCATACTTCTTTTTACAATAAATGACGAATGGTTTAAATACCAAAATGAAAAATTCGACATAAAGGGTTCTCTAGTCTTTGCTGTGGGAATATTGCTATTGATATATGGATTTTCAATATTCAATACATTAATAGGCTTTGCAATAACTGTTGTTGGTGTGCTTTTGCTTATTTTATTCGGTAAAATTGAACTGGCTTCCAAATATCCGGCATTTGATATAAAACTATATAAAAATAAGAAATTTTTATCAAGTAATATTGCCAGCATATTAAGTTATGTAGCCACTTTTGTAGTAACCACAATTGTTAACTACAATTTCCAGTATGTTCGCGGTTTTGATTCCCAAATTTCCGGACTGATTTTAATCACTTTTCCCTTATTGATGGCTATTGTAGCCCCTACCGCAGGAAAATTATCTGATAGAATTGATCCTCAAAAGATTTCAACTATCGGGATGATAATTGTAACTGCAGGTTTGATTTTAATTATACCGTTAGATAAGAATACTTCACTTGCAGTCATATTAATCTCATTAGCACTGCAGGGTATAGGTTACGGATTATTTGCAAGTCCGAATATCAATACCATAATGAGCAGTGTTCCACCAAAAGACACTCCGATGGCCTCAAGTGCAGTAGCTACAATGAGAATACTTGGTCAGACATTAAGTACAGGAATTTTAACTGTAATTTTTGCAATAATGATGGGAAATGTTATAATTCAGCCCTCCAATTATCCGCAGCTAATTTATTGTTCGCAAATAACCCTATTGATTATAACCATAATCAGCGCTATCTGTTTTATTGTTTGTCATATAGGTTATAAATCCCAAGACGAATTGTACTTTTAA